In one Pueribacillus theae genomic region, the following are encoded:
- the nth gene encoding endonuclease III, with amino-acid sequence MLSKKQVLFVLDEIEKMFPDAHCELRHSNPFELMIAVLLSAQCTDALVNKVTEKLFKKYKTPEDYLSVPLEELEQDIRSIGLYRNKAKNIQKLSYMLIHEYGGVIPKNRDELIKFPGVGRKTANVIVSVAFDVPAIAVDTHVERVSKRLGICRWKDSVLQVEETLMKKIPKERWSKAHHQLIFFGRYHCKAQSPQCEICPLLEICREGQKRMRRRGVVDAKK; translated from the coding sequence ATGCTATCAAAAAAACAAGTCCTTTTTGTACTGGATGAAATCGAAAAAATGTTTCCAGACGCCCATTGTGAACTCCGGCATTCCAATCCTTTTGAATTAATGATTGCTGTCTTACTCTCAGCACAGTGTACCGATGCACTAGTAAACAAAGTGACCGAGAAATTATTTAAGAAATATAAAACACCAGAAGATTACCTTTCTGTTCCACTTGAGGAATTGGAACAAGATATTCGAAGCATTGGTTTGTACCGCAATAAAGCGAAAAATATCCAAAAGCTTTCATACATGCTTATTCATGAATATGGCGGCGTTATTCCAAAGAACCGGGATGAATTGATCAAATTCCCGGGAGTAGGGAGAAAAACAGCAAATGTCATTGTTTCCGTCGCGTTTGATGTTCCAGCCATAGCGGTTGATACACATGTCGAAAGAGTGAGTAAAAGGTTAGGAATATGCAGATGGAAAGATTCGGTATTACAAGTGGAAGAAACATTAATGAAAAAAATTCCGAAAGAACGATGGTCCAAAGCGCATCATCAACTTATTTTCTTTGGAAGATATCACTGTAAAGCGCAATCGCCGCAATGCGAAATATGTCCGCTTTTGGAAATTTGCCGGGAAGGCCAAAAAAGAATGAGGAGGAGGGGAGTTGTCGACGCAAAAAAATAA
- a CDS encoding DnaD domain-containing protein, translated as MKREHLQKWLNEGSTSIPNLLLKKYKHIGIDEAECMLLIQIHSFIERGNRFPTPEELSKRMTFSDEACMHLIKQLINKGLLKIEEHKDTVKQFYSESYSLVPLWEALVLKTLQMEDTVEKLQNEESTYTLFEQEFGRPLSPIECETLTLWIDEDNHSAALIKAALKEAVLSGKLSFRYIDRILFEWKKNGIKTVEEAHKYGEKFRRHSLSKPQSQETDKNKKVTYPFYNWL; from the coding sequence ATGAAAAGAGAGCATTTGCAAAAATGGTTGAATGAAGGTTCAACGTCCATTCCAAACCTTCTGCTTAAAAAATATAAACATATCGGAATTGACGAGGCTGAATGTATGCTGCTTATTCAAATTCATAGCTTCATAGAAAGAGGGAATCGATTCCCCACACCTGAAGAGCTTTCAAAGCGAATGACATTTTCAGATGAAGCTTGTATGCATCTCATTAAGCAATTGATTAACAAGGGGCTATTGAAGATAGAAGAGCATAAGGACACGGTTAAACAGTTCTATTCAGAATCTTATTCTCTTGTACCGTTATGGGAAGCGCTTGTTTTAAAAACGCTGCAAATGGAAGACACAGTTGAAAAGCTTCAAAATGAAGAAAGTACATATACTTTGTTCGAACAGGAATTCGGGCGCCCGCTTTCACCGATTGAATGTGAGACACTTACATTATGGATTGATGAGGACAATCATTCTGCCGCATTAATTAAAGCAGCCCTTAAAGAGGCGGTATTATCAGGAAAATTAAGCTTTCGTTATATTGATCGAATTTTATTTGAATGGAAGAAAAACGGTATAAAAACAGTGGAAGAAGCCCATAAATATGGAGAGAAATTTAGAAGGCACAGTCTCTCCAAACCTCAATCACAAGAGACTGATAAAAATAAAAAGGTGACCTATCCATTTTACAATTGGCTGTAA
- a CDS encoding YpoC family protein encodes MSTQKNNFIQSISDCSISIDVKNVTFESILEQWEMREGVIEELFKKRDSEKALDLMLIGIKLYFLALFLANQRQFSKNSIIHWQEQITDFSVKPLNLEERLTYIVNNPDHYHSYFQLKQLFDMKIIST; translated from the coding sequence TTGTCGACGCAAAAAAATAACTTCATTCAATCCATCAGTGATTGCAGCATTTCTATTGATGTAAAAAATGTTACATTTGAATCGATCCTCGAGCAATGGGAAATGCGAGAGGGAGTAATCGAGGAACTTTTTAAAAAAAGAGACAGCGAAAAAGCGTTGGATTTGATGTTAATCGGAATCAAACTATATTTTCTCGCACTCTTTCTTGCAAATCAACGTCAATTTTCTAAAAACTCCATCATTCATTGGCAAGAACAGATTACGGATTTTTCTGTAAAACCCCTCAATTTAGAAGAAAGGCTTACGTATATAGTGAACAACCCAGATCATTACCATTCTTACTTTCAGCTTAAACAGCTTTTTGATATGAAAATAATATCTACTTGA